In a genomic window of Gossypium arboreum isolate Shixiya-1 chromosome 9, ASM2569848v2, whole genome shotgun sequence:
- the LOC108459268 gene encoding deSI-like protein At4g17486, which translates to MTEVRLHIYDVTNSGSDKTNSTIVQINKIFKDGIGLGGIFHSAVQVYGEEEWSFGFCEQGSGVFSCPSGKNPMYTYRESMVLGRTNFSKLKVNQILQELSREWPGSSYDLLSKNCNHFCDEFCEKLGVQKLPGWVNRFANAGDAAIEIAENTALRLRQAKTEIVSASKVAYRFLVGVTSSSSGGNDSSGNSNRGSPRFQAAWFKNIITTGAKPSSSSEIETQGGSGFQNHRLQNSAQSMQQSFQDSQRSP; encoded by the exons atgacagagGTGAGATTACATATATATGATGTGACCAACAGTGGATCGGATAAAACCAACAGCACTATTGTTCAAATCAACAAGATATTCAAGGACGGAATAGGCCTCGGCGGCATCTTCCACAGCGCCGTTCAG GTTTATGGAGAAGAGGAATGGTCTTTTGGCTTCTGTGAGCAAGGGTCGGGGGTGTTCAGTTGTCCTTCTGGCAAAAATCCAATGTATACATATCGTGAGTCCATGGTCCTTGGAAGaactaacttttcaaaattgaaGGTAAACCAGATCTTGCAGGAGCTTAGTAGAGAGTGGCCTGGAAGTTCCTACGACTTGTTATCCAAAAATTGTAACCATTTCTGTGATGAGTTCTGTGAAAAGCTTGGTGTCCAAAAGCTTCCAG GTTGGGTAAACCGATTTGCTAATGCTGGTGATGCTGCTATAGAAATAGCAGAAAACACTGCCTTGCGG TTGAGACAAGCCAAGACTGAGATAGTATCAGCTAGCAAAGTGGCATATCGTTTTCTTGTGGGTGTTACGTCTAGTTCTAGTGGTGGCAATGATAGCTCCGGCAATTCAAATAGAGGAAGCCCCAGATTTCAAGCAGCTTGGTTTAAAAACATCATTACTACTGGTGCCAAACCATCTAGCAGTTCTGAAATCGAGACTCAGGGTGGCAGTGGTTTTCAGAACCATCGGCTACAGAATTCTGCACAGTCAATGCAACAAAGTTTCCAAGATTCACAAAGATCACCGTga